The following nucleotide sequence is from Lytechinus pictus isolate F3 Inbred chromosome 10, Lp3.0, whole genome shotgun sequence.
TAGCTATCCCTAAATGTTTGTGCCGTTTAATGCTATTATAAGTTCCCAAAATGGATCTGAATAGGAACTCGTTTAACAGTAATATTGACAGATATTTAGAcagttcgtttttttttatcaacctCAACAAGCTTGTGCAAAAAAAAGTAGGATACACATTGTTTCATATTAACGCCAGTAGATTCAAAGTGTTTCAAatgttttaacatgttttaaggGTGACACCGTCTCGTCCTTCATCAAATCGCCGATATTCCTCGTCATTACTTCTGCTGGAAAAAGAAATACACAAATACAAAATTTAATTGTTAACTTTCCGTTGACCttatttttatattgacaataagaaaaaatgtatcacaaacatgaatgttttcttcaccttttaacACGTTTAATGGTGATTGTGTAGGAAGGATGTTAACGATAACTTGAAATggaaatatgaattataaaatcCTTTTCTCGCAAGCTTCTGAAAGGTTTTGCATACCCTGCATGTATAAAGTCTATTAAACCGCTGAATGATCCACTCCATGTCTTAAAAGGTTGAATTACAGAAAGGGTATGGCAAATATAGTCCGCGCTAATGTATTATGGTATTATAATAATGTgctcacacacatacacccactCCCACACGCATGCGCGCGCGCATTCAGAgacatttcttccttttttcctttatgtaccatacaatattcaattttgcaTATTCGGCTTCAAAATTTTTAATTCACCATAAAAATAGATGATTTTGTTTAATTGAAATTGCATTAATAAAAGCTTTCAAATAATGCTATATACTGAATGCAAAATTATCTAAATACACCAAATGTTGCCTAGACTATAAACCTACAATGCATGCAGATAGTGTAAGATTGCAAACGCTTAGCAGAGACTCTCAACCACCCCGCTtctctctttttaaaaatactttttcaCAATGGTAATTCTAATTCAAATTGTAACGCATGCAGGTAAATGCAAAAGGGCTTTCTCATTTTATTCGTTGGCTTATTTTCTCCAGTATAAAACGTCATCCAGGGAGAAAACAGATCATTCTATTGTCAGATACAAAGAAATAAGCATCGCCCCAAGGTTCTAACCGGGAAGGCTTCTTAAAATATTGGAAAAGGTGTCCCCAGATTCGGCGCATATGTCAGAAGCTATTTTCATTCGAGAAGGTCGTAGAAAGATATAGAAATGTGGAGACAGacggagagagagggggtatgATAGTGGGGTCGAGAGGGTGGTCAGAAATTATATCATGTATTATCATGTAGGGCCTATTATAGTGATGGGTGGCAAGGGGATAGATTGACTGGAAAGATGTGGAAagatgaatatgatgaatacAGAAAAGATGCAATCTGAGAGGGGGACATAATGAAACAAGACGGTATGTTTGAAATGTTTGAAAGATGATATTAAAAGAGGAAAAATCTCTACTACAGAGCTATATcgaaaaataaatatgacaaCCCCTACACTTCACTCACATGCTAACATAAACGCGATAAACACGACATTTCTCCTGCCATCAGAAGGGTGACGAAACAATATGGCTATCAGTTGATATccaatgacccccccccccccccattatagCTGTATGATCATCTCCTCCTACTTTCTTACCCCCGTTGTTGAGCCGTTGGAAATTTTCTTGAGAAGGACCCGATAAAACGGAAAGCTCAAATGGAAGAGAGGACTTAAAAAGGTGAGGTGACGAGAAAAGAATAAGGAATGAAAGGGAAGGGAGAAAAAACTCTTTCATAGCCGAAAGGTCACAATTATCTTTCAAAAGGTAACATTCCAATGttgcaacaaaaaaaatgtaatagagtttttgcaGGGTCTCCCGACACTCGGGTATTTGGTCCATTGGAGAACGATTGTGGTTGGTGAAAGGATTTCTGATAAACATCTTAATTGCGTTTTGATTGAAAATGTAGAAGAACATCAAATATCGCAGTGATGTTTATCGATGGTGGTAGTTTGTCACCGGGTGTTGGTCTTTATATAATTGCcaaggaaaaatcagacaaaatatTCAGTGTTCGCAAGTTTGGTCTCTGGATGCCCTTGTACAGGTCTGGACTAGTTTACTGTAGATTGGATTATTAAGGTGTGTGGTCATCAAGTGGTTGTTGTGGCGTTataagaaaaatcattttaccTTCTACACTACTTTAGCTCCGAAAGCTTGTTACAGATTCTCTCAGATGATCCTTcagaattacaaaataaattgcagaaaaacgcgatacattttttaaaaggcGCTGCGCGAGCATGGCAAACCTGGCAAAATAGTATATACagtacgaataaaaaaatacactttGAAATATACtcataaaatgtgtaaataaacaaaccatcattataataaaatacattataagtGGCGGGAGAATACCATTTCCTCCAactcaaaaattataatgtttttaaatgaataagggtttttataataatatcgttcatgatataatatatgtaaatagtacatgaataaaaacaaagactGTATACCCTATCCATGATGAGTTTTGGGACCTGATTGACCGAATTTGTTAAGGTCTATTCATGATTTAACGTATCACATTAGGTCCTACCATAATGATCTTCATTGCCTAGGTCTACTTAAGAATTGACCTCTCTCAAAAATTGATCTCAATTGCCCAGTGACCGTGCACGCTAATACGGCAATATAAGGTTGGCTACTACGGTTATTAAAACACTTACCCCGAGCTAAATACCTCAAACCATATATTTACACACTAAGAAGTTGAAGAATATATAGAGGAAAAGGTGCCCTTAGGTTTTCCGGGCACCCTTTTCTTTAAATCGGCGCCAAAGTTTAATATATACCTTAAGGTTGATAATAATGCTACGAGCACTGCTCCTTGTTGTTGGATGCCGCCAGttgccgaagggggggggggcgtttcgccattgttgttgttgttgttgctgatGCTGCTAGCTGCTTTTCCCATTGACTGTTGTTTTTAAACGTGTTACTGATGATGGCTCCACCAATGTACGTGTAGTGAAAAGCTCTTgatgaaatacaaaatcaaCTCTTATGAAAGTTTTCTCCCTGATTTGTTGTTTGTAATGTTGAATTGGCTTAACCATGATAGACATCCATTTCAATCTTAAGTCAAGTTTTATTCGTCATCTTCGTGTTCGTGttaatacactcttaaaatgttgggcaacatactgtccacacaagaattggtttcaatttttttttatctaactCTGGGtggttttcaaccaatactgtgtagttttcacccataGCACACATTATAGGTTTAAAACTACACTGTTAAGaataaaactgtaaaaaaaaaccagtaATTACTGGCAGCTGGGACTCACAAACGGTATGAACTGTTAAATTACGATGGGctgtaaaaatgcaaataaacagttaaaaaaaaacagcatttCAACTTTCATTTAACATGAAAATCGCCGTTAATTTACAAATACAAACACTATTTAGACGATAGATGCACTGCAATCAACGCAAAAACACGATTGTTTGttggtatttttttacaaagattattacattttactttgttttacgTTTAACTTGTAATTCTACGTCACATATCACTACATAAAAGCGCTTGGTTTGTTAAATCGTTGTGTCGTCTGTTATCAAAAGGTTAACATCCTGTAAATTTAcgatttttctttgtaaaattactAGTATTAAAAAGCGTacccagaatttgataaagttttaaccaagtgttgtgtggacagtaagttgcccaacgtttttaatataaaataatataggatttgtatagcgaaCGTATCCActttgctaggtgctcaaggcgctcctatattaccccggctatgctagtctaccgattccggtgcgcacagctttttgaggaattatttcctgccggtacccatttacctcacctgggttgagtgcagcacaatgttggtaaatttcttgctgaaggaaaacacgccatggctgggaatcaaacccacgtccctcagattgaaagatgagagtcataaccactagaccaagacGCCCccacatttttaagagtgtacatgtatgttaacaAGACGTCTCCGGTATCATAGGAAtgacttcttcttttttcaccaACAGAACACCCTCGAATAACAAGCCAGCCTCAAGAACAGCGAGATGAAGCTGCAACTTCACAAACAACAGGTAGGCAACCTCCCTTTCAGAGATATTGAAAATACCCCATATTCAGTGAAACAGTGCTTGTCAACATAAAGCTTATACAAATTCAGAGGGCGAATGCATTTTATTAtagaatttcaaaatttcgttGTCGTCGTACATGTAGGTGTTATACATTTTGATGCTGATAGAGATGCTGCCATCGCCTCCCTCCTTAACCTCCTTTAAATATGCCAAAACATAAAGTAGCTACTCCACACTTTTAATTGATGTCTTACTCTGACTCCACGCATGACTAAATTAATTACATGTAATCTGGAAGACGAcattttcccaagttttgtaATATGGAATATCTGCACACATCAAATATGAAGGTCTCTCATTATGGTCATTTTCCACTCGAAATAGAAATAAGAGGAAGTTTGGGCCATTAACGATATTTAGCGGGAAGGTACGTGTCATCAATATTTACTAGCAAAAACCAGGAAAACGTGATTTTGGGTCGAAACTAGAGATAACAAAACTTCATGACTAACAAATGAGAGGAACTTCTTTGCGGTGTGTTAGTGTTTCGCGAAAGGAACAAGTTTGTTTCGCGAATCGGCCCATTTCCTCGCTGTCCTGTAACTTTCGTGAAGAAACTTTGAAGATGATTTCAGTGGTGTATGTTTTCTtgtgataaacaaataaagaacCCACAAACGTGATCTTGTAAGGTGAGAACGCTTCCTGGTTTGGGGCAGATCCTATTCTGGAGGAAATTAACCAGTTACCTACTAAACCATGCAATCCTTGTGCAACGTACGTTGGAAGAATTTTGACGTCAAGGGATAATTTACTCAcggttaggtgataaatacgcCGGAATATCGCAAGACTAAACACCTTGCAAGCTCCTGGACTACAACGTTAATAACTTTGAAATCTTCTTTTGCACATCAATCATTTTCCATCTCATTTGAATATTCCGAGAGATGGGTCTGACTGAACATTACTGCGAGTGCAactcatgaaatgaaatgagacctatttccccctaaaaaaaactCCACCACTTTAGATGTACGTCTATTTCAGGCCCCAACATAATTTAGTTTTGAGTGCAACGTCTCCCTTTCTCGTTCGAGATGTGTTTTTACATTTTAGGAGACTACTTCCAAAACAAATCTACACCAAAGAAATATTTGTATTCTAGGTCCCATTATCATCTGTAAGGTCTAGGAAGGGAGAGATATTTATTTTCtcaatctgaaaataaaaattatgttaatCCAGTCAGACTGACATCGCTACATTGAGTATCAATAGACAAAACACCAAGCCAAGGGAACTCTTCGACATCAGCTTATTTGAAAATCGAGGGGGACAACCAACTTGCGTTTAAGGAGGGCAGAAATTGATTTATTGACCATCTAGGTTTTTAGCTTGACTATGATGCGACAAACTGCACAGCCACAGTCGAACAAAATTGGACTACGGGGAAGATTTTCGTTATAAAATGTCCAACATGATTATGAATGCGAGGGACCTGAACTTGGCTGGATGAGGGATGCGTCAGATAGTCGCCAGTCGAACCAATTTACAACGACCTCTTGGTTGACCCCCTTGACACAAATAGTGTCAGAAATGAGATATGGCGCGTctataaagaaacaaaaatctgGGGTCCGTTCTGAATTCAGGGAAGAAAGAAATCACAAAACCTAGCAGACTGAATGGCATGCAAACATTCTTTCAAAGCAGTTTTAACTGATAAAAGAAGACAAAATGTGGAAAACGAGCAGTCTGTCACTTTTCTATATCCGTAATCTCAGATGCATCCTTCTCTGATTGTTCttcctatttttttcttaattactaATATTATTTGGGGGTTGGGGCGTAATCAAAGATCATAATATATAATGTGTCGGACTATCATACCGTTGAACTGAATGCATCGTTCAAATCACGgacaatattattttcatttatcatttttcattcGGATGTCTctattaaatcatatttttctactTCAAACATGTATTGTGGTAATCAGTCGTTCCTCTATAGAATCAGACCATTATACGGAGGAAAGGGAGTAAGGTTAAAAATGTTTAAGGAGTTCGTGTTTTTCATAGAAATTCTAAaacttttgattaaaatatcGACATGTTTTGATTTCTTCCCGTCGAGTAAAGAATCCCAGCGAATTCAATGGGACAGTGCACGTATGCGTTTCACCAAGATGCAACTATCGATTGGCCCCCGTCCACATACACAACATGTACTATACTTTTTGGCGGAAATATGTGATTATCATTTGTCGGCATGACCACAATTTTTGAAGgttaattaaatattttattcgGAAATCAACCAATTTGTACGATTTCACAACGTCATTCTTCAtctatttccccccccccccatatctaTTTCATCTATTATATCTGTATTTTCACGTAGACGTGTGATCTTGATAGATTACTTTGTGTTCTTCTCGCCTATACCTGTTATACTTTTTCGATAATTAGGCCTATTGCAATTATATCCACTCTATTCACTGCTAATTCCTGTGGATTTTTACATCCTGTCAAACACTGTAACCTAAAAAAATCACCTCACCCTAGATCTTTCTCTCTTTCGCTTTGATCTGCAGATAATCTGTTGCAttcctaaaaatatatatttttttgtctgaaacagaaatatCGTCATCCATTATTTGTATTTGCAAGTTCAGTTTGCGATGCGCAGTCATGGCCACAGACTTTATCTATATGACATTCCCTCCTGTACCATTCATCTCAAGTGCTTACTGATCAAATCGCCCTTAGACAAATgtttgaatatttcattcatCGAAAAGTGTCCCTCGGATTCTTGGCCTGGGAGTTTACGGCAGTGGCACGTACGGCGTGCCTAATTTTCACAATCCGTCGCGATTGTTGTAGGATTTGAAACGAAGAGTCCAGCGGCGGATTTTAGGGagcatttgccccccccccccgcagcgactgtattttttttttcaatcgccATCCGTCTAGAgcgaaaattgcattttacatTTTACCTCCACTAGTGAAAATTGCACCCCCCCCCTCGCTTGAAGTGACAAACTTTTGTGTCGCTGTTTGTCTGAATCTGCGATATAAAAAGCCAACCATTTTAAATTTGTGTGGGTAGGgttcaatatttaaaaaaaacagaagattttacagaaaaaagcaaaatatttataattttcattatcatgTAAATTGTTATAGCAgtaaattttctgcaatttaacagaacacgTCTGTTTAGATAGTAAAAAAGACTTGTTAAAGCTACTTTGTAAGGtcccatacaccaaataccaattttctgcaattttacACGATGTATGACACAGAATTCGGCTTAAGAATATACTGTGCCTATCCATAATAAAAGCTATGCTTTAGATATGTACTTTAGTGTATCAAGAATTATCAATAAGTTTTATCTGATGTatgtcttttatttcttttcgcAGATGATGACTGTCCAAGAAATTGTGCGGGATCAACAAGAAAAATTAGTCAAAATAAATACTGCAAAAAAGATTACGGTGAGTCTAATAATACATCATTAAATACATGTTTCGAGAAATGAAGCAACACGAACATTGTCAATTCAttacttttattcaaatttcattatCGAGTTTGGGGGTTTCCTTCACTTCAAAACCATGAGTGTGTTGTTTTTCAGCATGTCCAAAGAGTCCcgcaatattgaaaataatattcatcaatattttaaGTTTACTGGAAAATGCATTCCCTCAGTATTTTTGATGGAAGGATGAATAATATGGTTTCTCTTAGAACTGATTTTAGTTtgttccaggttttttttttttttcagggtacactgtaaaaaacggtggtgttaaaactgacaccaattggtgttaatagaggaccacaccctgaggtgttaaaataacaccctaatatagagattgaacataacaccaaatagtgtaaatgtaacaaccataggtgttgtaataacacctataggtgtaaacctaacaccaccaatttaacaccggtgtaaaataactggtgtggtcctctatgtacaccggttaacaccacagtttttgctgtgtaggtTTTAATAAGTTGATCCTACTTTAATCATCCGCTTCAACCAAACTTGTGCTATACAGTACATTGACATGACGGCCAAATTTTAGAATATGCATAATCATTGACTTCGAAAcagttaaaatataattttcaagcTTGGTTTTCCAAAGGAAATCTCCAAATTACCTTTATTGGGTATAGTTTGAAAGATGTCAGATATTGAGATGGGTTATTCGAGGTAATACTCAGTCGATCGAAGGCTGTTGTTTATGGTTGCCCAGAGATCAATTTGGTACAAGATGATTTTGCCCTGCGGAAAACTCTCATAATTTGCATCCGACTCGGGGTGATATGACACACTCAAAGGATGTCAcaagttaccatggtaacgacaAACGTGAACTAGGCGATGATGCCATAATCGAGCAATCAACCATGCAGGGATAATACTGGAGTTAATATTCAATACTTTATATTGATGTAGGTAAATGACAAAAAGTCCTAAGTGATCTTACAATTCCGATTAATGAAAAGGGTTGTATTTCGGTCATCAAAATGATTTCATCTTAAAAATCGAAATACTCACCCCTGATTTTTCAAAAGTACTTTATACGTCCATTTACAGTTGATTACAGTAAACGATTTTCATAATGAAAGCTGCTATTAAAGCCACATTCAAGACAAGCATTTATCCGGGCTCTGTAGTGATAGTTTGTTTGTAAAATTAATGTGAGATTTTCCCATTACTCAATTAAAAAAGGAAACTcaataaaatcatttcattCGAACTTCACCGATTCACGAGAGCGTTGTTAAGAGAGTTATAAATGCGATATATTTAGAAAGTTTTACCCATTGCCCGTCTGTATTAAGAGGAGCATGGGAGTCTTCAGATTTTGGAAAGGAATATGGGGAGTGACAGATGAATAGGTACGGTATCAAATATTTCCCGTCTGTTGTGATAGCCTGGGCATAACCCCCGAGAATATCAAGTAACAATTCTCAATTCAGACAGCTTTCTTTTTCagaaacttttatttttgtgtgGATTGGTAGGGTTTTTATATCTTTCCCCTAATATTCCGCGACCCAACTCCCCATGCACCCTCCCTGACTgcaactgtaaaaaaaaagtaggccTAGATTTTAATGAAACCGGACCATTCTCCTGTCCCTCTTCAAATCCACTTCTTCAATGTTACTTTCTTTTCAAGCAGTGCTTTATTTTCCATGGTGTATCCTATTCatcttgttaaaaaatatttctttgaagGAATTCCTTTATCCTGTGAAACCGTGGAAACTATCCACATCAACACTCCTTTTAATTACCCTTCTTGTCGAGAGTGTGTTCCCCTTCcatgattttgttattttcataattcattatcaatattatttcgatcttttttttttcattctgtaaGTACACTCTAGGCCTATTGTAATGTAACAATAAGTTTAGCTTTGCTCAACCCCTTTCCAATATAAACATGCCTTTCAATTGCATTGACGCAATgttaattttaaagaaatcaaataaatataaaaaggggGTAATGGTTACAACATAGTTCCTACTTTCCAAAAATGCACTCTGATAACTTGAAACGCAGGTTTAGAAACCCGCCAGTTGAAGACTATTCGCCCAATATCAGTAAGGGATAAACGACAATACCATTTCCCTGCCCACACAAAAGATAATAATTCCCACCACATAATTTGGGGTTATTTTCTCTGTGAATCGGTGTGGTTTCgattaaattcaaattcgaaTTTACCTATTCATCCAGGCTTATAATTTGTATTCCATAAATATCGCCTCTGGCGATGGATAATATCATCTTCTTCTCGTCTCTAAACGTTGTTTTTCTTTGGTTTTCTGGTTGGCTGTGTCCATGGTATAGTTTCCAATTTGAGGATTTCAAGAGGGGAATATTTGAAAATGGTTTCGCATTCTTAGAAACTTGACCTACAAGGATTTGGAATAAGTAGAGCGTAGAATCGGGTCTTGATTGAGAACACTGCCATTTTAACTTCAAACAAGATGTATtgatgtataaattatgaagtGGGGTGTTTGTGTTCCGCGTGTTTAATcgtcaagttcaagtttattttcacacataaaatacataaagttatattttgtgataaactgtaaattgaatgaataaaaagtttgacacaaaagaaaacatattactTAAATGAAGTTGAATTGCAACTTAAATTAAGTAAATCGCAAGACGATACATTTAAATTGATTATAAGAGAGAGTAGAGAACGTAGAAAAATAGAAGCTTGTCGATGCTAGCTCCtttaattgaataattaagAGAATACAATGAATAAACACAATAAATTTGTTTCTTCTCCTCAGTGCTCCATGCGCACGTATTATCGCGAGAGATGGAGGACGAGTGGGTCAAATTCACAGTCAACATCGTCACCGTCTACAAGCGAGGCGAGCAACGAATCCGACGAGGAAACACCTTCATTTACGTGCGACAACGTGACCTGACCTGTAAATGCCCCAAGATACGACTCCGACATCGTTACCTGATACTCGGCGACGAGGACGAGTCATCGTCGAAACGGGACGGCATCGTCGTCGACAACAAGAGCATCGTCCTAAAATGGAGGGACGAGTGGGACATGAGGATGCGGAAATTCCAGCGAGAACAGAGACGAAATCAGTGCTAGGTCAGGCATGGTAGTGTACTCTTGTTAACGAGGAGAAAGGAATGAGAGACTCAACTTATTTTTAATGTTGTCTATAATTCAATCCACGAAAAGAACATGGAACGAAAGGCGTCATGTAAACGGTACTCGATATTATAAGCCGTGCAGATGGGGAAAATGGAATCCCGAATGGAGCCGTGATAGCTTGGAGCTCAGTCAGCAGATGATCAGAGACGAATCAGTGAGAGATCAACTACTGATACGGTCGAATAATTGCTTAGCTGCGATCAGGAGAAGTAATCGCAGCTATACCTGACCCTTGAAGACAACATGAAACTGAACTTACGGCCTACCTTGAGAGCTAAAGGTTTAAGAAGTTGGACTGTTTAAAATGGCGTAGATAACAAGAGACTGGGATATGTCTAAGCCAAAGTGTATTCAAATAAGTTACCTATTGATCAACGCTTTATTGGTATTTGAATTTTGCAGATGTTCCATAGTGATTATTGAATCTACGCTCTTGTCCTATTGGTGTCGATGTGTGAGGGCATTACTTATTTGCTAAACAAAAGCTTCCACGGGCGTTTTAATTAAACACGAAACGGAATATGTTTGGTCTATTATTATTGAaggtttttatttattgaattttctCAATTTTACGAGAAAATGATGAACAGGTACAATTCATTTTGACGCCACTCCATATGAAAGGCACGTGTTTCAATGAATGGCAAAGTTGCAGACATCATCTCAATGGGCGTGACTTGATAGAAGTTGTCAaaactgattctaggaattgaAAGTAATAATTTATGGTAATTATTACAAGGAAAAGACTGCAATTATGGCGACCGACAGCttaatcattataattttttataacaGTATAATGGCTATTGCTTGATCAACATACAAAGTACACATCCCAATCTATAAGATGCCGTACAGTTGTCATGCCAATGGCGAAATGGCGCCACGTTGACGAAGAGTGGTGAATGGAGCA
It contains:
- the LOC129269212 gene encoding netrin-1-like yields the protein MACPRRNESDHADGAPNNLLQPLSEAPDDLTTFPDLLSDASQACDCHPIGSLGSVCNQTTGQCPCKDGVTGLTCNRCSLGYQQSRSPVAPCIKHPRITSQPQEQRDEAATSQTTDDDCPRNCAGSTRKISQNKYCKKDYVLHAHVLSREMEDEWVKFTVNIVTVYKRGEQRIRRGNTFIYVRQRDLTCKCPKIRLRHRYLILGDEDESSSKRDGIVVDNKSIVLKWRDEWDMRMRKFQREQRRNQC